Proteins encoded within one genomic window of Platichthys flesus chromosome 13, fPlaFle2.1, whole genome shotgun sequence:
- the phgdh gene encoding D-3-phosphoglycerate dehydrogenase — MAPVSIKSVLISESVDPRCRALLQENGIRVTEKQQMSKDELIAEIKDYDGLVVRSATKVTADVINAASNLKIIGRAGTGVDNVDVDAATKKGIIVMNTPSGNTISAAELTCALLMSLSRNVPQAAMSMKQGNWDRKKFMGAELYGKVLGIVGLGRIGKEVASRMQSFEMRTIGYDPITPPEVSASWGVEQMQLEELWPQCDYITVHTPLMPSTVGLLNDESFAKCKKGVKVVNCARGGIIDEDALLRALESGQCGGAGLDVFVEEPPKNRALVNHPNAISCPHLGASTKEAQARCGEDIALQIVDMVKGKKLVGAVNAQVLASTFSQESHLLIKLGEAIGAVLQSCSSSNKPFSQVKITTQGDGMKSSGGYMTSSVLVGLLNHESGCCPNLINVLSLAKESGIEVNQAHCATDEAADGVCTVEIEANGCSYKAVGAVHGGVPVLLELSNSVFRQPVRLTGNLLFFKAPASPQLLASVAGVLATEGVEIESFSTPSHRSGDLWYCVGVSSLLRDLGALKSLVKESAQLAI, encoded by the exons ATGGCCCCTGTCTCCATCAAGAGCGTGTTGATCAGCGAGAGTGTGGACCCTCGCTGCAGAGCCCTGCTGCAGGAAAATGGCATCCGAGTGACGGAGAAGCAGCAAATGTCCAAGGATGAACTCATCGCGGAGATAAAG GACTACGATGGCCTCGTGGTGAGATCTGCAACCAAGGTCACAGCTGATGTTATCAATGCTGCTAGTAATCTGAAAATCATTGGGAGAGCTGGGACCGGTGTGGACAATGTGGACGTTGATGCTGCCACCAAGAAGGGCATCATTGTAATGAA CACACCGAGTGGGAACACGATCAGTGCTGCAGAGTTGACATGTGCCCTGCTGATGAGCCTCTCAAG AAATGTGCCTCAAGCTGCAATGTCGATGAAACAAGGGAACTGGGATCGCAAAAAG TTCATGGGTGCAGAGCTCTATGGCAAAGTGCTCGGCATAGTGGGACTTGGCAGAATAGGAAAAGAAGTCGCCTCAAGGATGCAATCATTCGAAATGAGG ACTATCGGCTATGACCCCATCACTCCACCGGAGGTGTCGGCCAGCTGGGGGGTGGAGCAgatgcagctggaggagctctgGCCCCAGTGTGATTATATTACTGTCCACACTCCCCTGATGCCCTCTACTGTGG gTCTGCTTAACGACGAATCATTCGCTAAATGCAAGAAAGGAGTGAAGGTGGTGAACTGCGCCCGAGGTGGCATCATCGACGAGGACGCCCTCCTCAGAGCGTTGGAGTCCGGAcagtgtggaggagcaggacttGACGTCTTTGTTGAG GAGCCACCGAAGAACCGCGCACTGGTGAACCATCCCAACGCCATCAGCTGTCCTCACCTGGGAGCCAGCACCAAGGAGGCTCAGGCTCGCTGTGGGGAGGACATCGCCCTGCAGATTGTGGACATGGTGAAGGGAAAGAAACTGGTTGGAGCA GTAAATGCTCAAGTTTTAGCGAGCACCTTCTCCCAGGAATCTCATCTGCTGATTAAACTCGGAGAAGCCATTGGAGCCGTGCTGCAGTCGTGCTCCAGCTCTAATAAACCGTTCAGCCAAGTGAAGATCACCACTCAAG GTGATGGCATGAAATCCTCTGGCGGTTACATGACATCATCAGTCCTGGTTGGACTGCTGAATCATGAATCTGGCTGCTGCCCAAACCTCATCAATGTCCTGAGTCTGGCCAAGGAATCTGGAATCGAG GTAAACCAAGCGCACTGTGCTACTGACGAGGCGGCTGATGGAGTGTGCACGGTGGAGATCGAGGCCAACGGCTGCAGCTACAAAGCCGTCGGTGCAGTTCATGGTGGTGTGCCggtgctgctggagctgagcAACAGTGTGTTCAGACAACCGGTCCGTCTCACTGGGAATCTGCTGTTCTTCAAAGCCCCTGCGAGTCCACAGCTCCTTGCTTCTGTGGCTG GAGTGCTGGCCACAGAGGGAGTGGAGATCGAGTCTTTTAGCACTCCCTCACACCGCAGTGGTGATCTGTGGTATTGTGTGGGGGTGTCCTCCCTCCTGCGAGACCTCGGTGCCTTAAAGTCCTTGGTTAAGGAGTCCGCACAGCTCGCCATTTAA
- the klhl23 gene encoding kelch-like protein 23 gives MRDVPLDHCHACVFPADTMSHKEGDIYTYDFTDGDHPSQLLDALRHFYVSGLFTDVSLQCGGSGAQVFHCHKALLSARSSYFKVMFTADMRERSDSSITLTGVRAEVLGALVNYVYTAQVRITESNVQSLLEAADLLQFIPVKQACEEFLIRLLDVDNCLGMHAFAQLHLCPALEREARRVTLSRFPELLLQEEFLELDHERMRAVVAAQSHTVQRDEVLIDAVVKWVTHDLDNRVHHTVDLLHSIQMDLDEIYFNVSLEVLRQGLLSSDGKFKSMITQALMSNSGKELCASRKMSSSMYIIGGYYWHPLCEVHFWDPVSDTWVQGKAMPDHDRESYSISSLGANIYVTGGYRTNTVEALDAVSIYNCDYDEWTEGCSMITARYYHCAVALHGCIYAIGGYRGGAPERETEFYDPLKKKWFPVAKMIQGVGNATACVMEDKIYVTGGHYGYRGSCTYEKIQVYKPEVNEWSIITISPHPEYGLCSVPLNNKLYLVGGQTTIADCYDPEKDEWRSISVMKERRMECGAVAINGCIYVTGGYSYSKGTYLQSIEKYDPELDTWEMVGTLPSPARSHGCVCVHSV, from the exons ATGAGAG ATGTGCCCTTGGATCACTGCCACGcgtgtgtttttcctgcagacaCCATGTCACACAAAGAAGGCGACATCTACACGTACGACTTCACTGATGGAGATCATCCATCGCAGCTCCTGGACGCACTCAGGCACTTCTACGTCAGCGGCCTCTTCACGGACGTCTCCCTCCAGTGCGGTGGCTCCGGGGCGCAGGTGTTCCACTGCCACAAGGCGCTGCTGTCGGCCCGCAGCTCCTATTTTAAGGTTATGTTCACGGCTGACATGAGGGAGAGGTCCGACAGCAGCATCACCCTGACCGGAGTGCGCGCCGAGGTCCTGGGCGCCCTGGTGAACTACGTGTACACGGCTCAGGTGCGCATCACCGAGAGCAACGTGCAGAGCCTGCTGGAGGCCGCGGACCTCCTGCAGTTCATCCCTGTCAAACAAGCGTGCGAGGAGTTCCTCATCCGCCTCCTTGATGTGGACAACTGCCTGGGGATGCACGCTTTCGCACAGCTGCACCTGTGTCCTGCACTGGAGAGGGAGGCCAGGAGAGTGACGCTGAGCAGGTTCCCAgagctcctgctgcaggaggagttcCTGGAGCTGGACCATGAGAGGATGAGGGCGGTGGTGGCCGCACAGAGCCATACTGTGCAGAGGGATGAGGTCCTGATAGATGCTGTGGTCAAGTGGGTGACCCATGATTTGGATAACCGCGTTCACCATACTGTGGACCTGCTGCACTCCATCCAAATGGACCTGGATGagatttatttcaatgtgtCTCTAGAGGTGCTCAGGCAGGGCTTGCTGAGCAGTGATGGGAAATTCAAATCTATGATAACTCAGGCGTTGATGTCCAATAGTGGCAAGGAGTTGTGTGCAAGTAGAAAAATGTCTTCCAGCATGTATATCATCGGTGGCTACTACTGGCACCCACTGTGTGAGGTCCACTTCTGGGATCCTGTCAGTGACACATGGGTGCAAGGGAAAGCAATGCCTGACCACGACAGAGAGAGTTACAGCATCAGCTCACTAGGAGCAAATATATATGTGACGGGAGGCTACAGGACAAACACGGTTGAGGCCCTGGACGCTGTTTCGATTTATAACTGTGACTATGACGAATGGACCGAGGGCTGCTCCATGATCACAGCGAGGTACTACCACTGTGCCGTGGCGTTGCATGGCTGTATCTACGCCATCGGAGGCTACAGAGGAGGAGCTCCGGAGCGAGAGACGGAATTTTATGATCCTTTGAAAAAGAAATGGTTTCCAGTGGCCAAAATGATCCAAG GTGTTGGAAATGCCACTGCCTGTGTAATGGAGGACAAAATCTATGTAACCGGTGGCCACTATGGCTACAGAGGAAGCTGCACCTATGAAAAAATCCAGGTCTACAAGCCAGAGGTCAACGAGTGGAGCATCATTACAATAAGTCCCCATCCAG AATACGGGCTGTGCTCTGTGCCTCTCAACAACAAGCTGTATTTGGTGGGAGGACAGACGACGATCGCCGACTGCTACGACCCCGAGAAAGACGAGTGGAGGTCAATATCAgtgatgaaggagaggaggatggagtgCGGGGCCGTAGCAATAAATGGATGTATTTATGTAACAGGGGGATACTCCTACTCAAAGGGGACTTATCTGCAGAGCATCGAGAAGTACGACCCTGAGCTGGACACATGGGAAATGGTGGGGACTCTTCCTAGCCCGGCCAGATcccatggatgtgtgtgtgttcacagcgtGTAA